The following are encoded in a window of Gramella sp. MT6 genomic DNA:
- a CDS encoding proton-conducting transporter membrane subunit: protein MNEQLILYPLFLQMAISIILMFGWARIRFQKVFSVFGSVVSLALAIWLFTYIWNNGTQTIQAGNWEAPFGITFVADMLSVTLVLLTAISGLAVSIFSGASVLRDRLRFGYFPIFHFLLLGLNGAFLTGDIFNLYVWFEIIIISSFVLITIGGEKAQLEGAVKYFTLNILASMIFLTAIAVLYGITGSLNMADLAGQIAEVENRGLVQITALLFLIGFGIKAGVFPLYFWLPASYHTPPFAVSAIFGGLLTKVGVYALIRVFTLIFVDDPFLNNIIMIIAILTLVSGGIGALVQNNMRKVFSYLIICHIGYMIAGLGMFTEIAIAGAIFYLIHDIIVKTNLFMLSGVVYRIKGTNSMRDLGGIYAKWPKISLLLFIPLFSLVGIPPLSGFWPKINLIKAGFTNGSYITVGAIIFASFITLVIIAKMWAEVFWKEDKELPLRSNFGYFSKMTNAKRMQFIVPVAFLSIVSLYIGFGAEHIQELSARIADELVNSQGYIDAVLKSKN from the coding sequence ATGAATGAACAATTAATTTTATATCCTTTATTTCTTCAGATGGCCATCAGTATCATTCTGATGTTTGGCTGGGCACGAATTCGATTTCAGAAGGTATTTAGTGTATTTGGTAGCGTTGTTAGTTTAGCGCTGGCAATATGGCTTTTCACCTACATCTGGAATAATGGAACTCAAACCATTCAGGCCGGAAACTGGGAGGCACCTTTCGGGATTACCTTTGTAGCCGATATGCTCTCGGTAACACTAGTTTTATTGACTGCAATTTCAGGCCTCGCCGTTTCTATTTTTTCGGGTGCTTCCGTATTAAGAGATAGATTAAGATTCGGTTATTTTCCCATATTTCACTTTTTATTGCTTGGGTTGAATGGGGCATTTTTAACCGGGGATATTTTCAACTTATATGTCTGGTTTGAGATCATTATTATCAGTTCGTTCGTATTGATCACCATTGGAGGTGAAAAGGCTCAGCTTGAAGGTGCGGTAAAGTACTTTACGCTGAATATCCTGGCATCGATGATATTTCTTACGGCCATCGCGGTTTTATATGGAATCACCGGAAGCCTTAACATGGCAGATCTTGCCGGGCAGATCGCCGAAGTAGAGAATAGGGGACTGGTACAGATAACAGCCTTATTATTCCTGATTGGTTTCGGAATCAAGGCCGGGGTGTTTCCACTTTATTTCTGGTTACCGGCATCTTATCATACGCCCCCGTTTGCGGTATCAGCTATATTTGGAGGATTATTGACCAAGGTTGGGGTATATGCCCTGATACGCGTTTTTACCCTAATCTTTGTAGACGATCCTTTCCTGAACAACATTATCATGATCATAGCCATCCTTACCCTTGTTAGTGGTGGAATTGGAGCACTGGTACAAAATAATATGAGAAAGGTTTTCTCCTATCTTATCATATGTCATATTGGTTATATGATCGCCGGTTTGGGAATGTTCACAGAAATTGCTATTGCTGGAGCGATATTTTACCTTATTCATGACATTATTGTAAAGACAAATCTTTTCATGCTTAGCGGAGTGGTATACCGAATTAAGGGAACTAATAGCATGCGTGATCTTGGAGGTATCTATGCAAAATGGCCTAAAATAAGCCTGTTGTTATTTATACCTTTATTCTCTTTAGTGGGTATTCCGCCGTTATCGGGGTTCTGGCCAAAAATAAATCTTATTAAAGCAGGTTTCACTAACGGATCTTATATTACTGTAGGAGCTATTATTTTTGCCAGCTTTATAACGCTAGTCATTATAGCCAAAATGTGGGCCGAAGTTTTCTGGAAAGAGGATAAGGAATTACCGCTGAGAAGTAATTTTGGATATTTTTCAAAAATGACAAATGCTAAAAGGATGCAATTCATTGTACCTGTTGCTTTTTTGAGTATTGTATCTTTGTATATTGGATTTGGTGCAGAACATATTCAGGAACTTTCAGCCAGGATTGCAGATGAACTGGTGAATAGTCAGGGATATATAGATGCGGTATTAAAATCGAAGAATTAA
- a CDS encoding Na+/H+ antiporter subunit C: MEILLALMVGILYGTGIYMMLRRSMVKLIIGIILLGNGANLLIFLLGRITKGAPPIIQGDAKVFVEAFADPVPQALILTAIVISFGLQSFAIVLVKRAHTVVRTDDLDEMNATDEDS, from the coding sequence ATGGAGATCCTTTTAGCATTAATGGTGGGAATTTTATATGGAACGGGCATCTACATGATGCTTCGCCGAAGTATGGTAAAACTCATCATTGGAATTATTTTGCTTGGGAATGGTGCCAACCTTCTTATCTTCCTTCTGGGAAGAATTACTAAAGGTGCGCCCCCAATTATTCAGGGTGATGCAAAGGTTTTTGTAGAAGCTTTTGCAGACCCGGTTCCGCAGGCCCTGATACTTACAGCAATCGTTATTAGTTTTGGACTTCAGTCTTTCGCCATTGTGCTTGTAAAAAGAGCGCATACGGTGGTGAGGACAGATGATCTTGACGAAATGAACGCAACCGACGAAGATTCATGA
- the bioD gene encoding dethiobiotin synthase — protein sequence MPNTFFITGIGTEVGKTVVAAIVTQAMEADYWKPVQAGDLDHSDTHKIQKLVSSDKTYYHKNAYALKTPMSPHAAAEIDGIKIEVKKMKRPRTENDLVIEGAGGLLVPLNDKETIMELIAKEDMVVLVSRHYLGSINHTLLSIEALKSRSIEKIGVIFSGDEHPTTEAAIRKIGKVKIIGRIDEEPYFDDMVIKEYAEKFRKELCEI from the coding sequence ATGCCGAATACATTTTTCATTACCGGAATAGGAACTGAAGTTGGGAAGACAGTGGTTGCTGCAATTGTGACCCAGGCCATGGAAGCAGATTACTGGAAACCTGTGCAGGCTGGTGATCTTGACCACTCAGATACGCATAAGATCCAGAAACTGGTAAGCAGCGATAAGACCTATTACCATAAAAATGCCTATGCTCTTAAAACTCCAATGAGTCCGCATGCGGCAGCAGAAATTGATGGGATTAAGATTGAGGTAAAGAAAATGAAAAGGCCCAGGACCGAGAATGACCTTGTGATTGAAGGTGCCGGCGGATTGCTGGTCCCGTTAAATGATAAGGAGACCATAATGGAGCTAATTGCCAAGGAAGATATGGTCGTGCTGGTTTCCAGGCACTACCTGGGCAGCATTAATCATACGCTGCTAAGTATTGAAGCTCTTAAAAGTAGAAGTATCGAAAAGATCGGCGTGATCTTTAGTGGTGATGAACATCCTACTACCGAGGCAGCGATTAGGAAAATAGGAAAGGTGAAAATAATAGGCAGGATAGATGAGGAGCCTTATTTTGATGATATGGTGATAAAAGAATATGCCGAAAAATTCAGAAAGGAATTATGCGAGATCTAG
- a CDS encoding putative monovalent cation/H+ antiporter subunit A, translated as MLTAILTGFLFSIFLVFTGRFFKGKLSILASLIPLGLFVYFFKYIPAITNGEVIMRSYEWIPSFNVNLGFKLDGLSLLFSLMITGIGFLVFAYTSSYLKGHEYLDRFYGYLASFMGAMLGLVLSDNMITLFVFWELTSISSFFLIGFNNTNPASRKSAMTALGITGIGGLFLLAGALLLNNMTGTYSISEMLTMSEAIRSNEFYFVAVLFLFGAAFTKSAQFPFHFWLPGAMKAPTPVSTYLHSATMVKAGVYLLMRFTPVLGGENIWNTTLVIVGGITMLYSAVHTIFRTDLKGILAYSTISALGILVFLIGLGTQEAFLAAAVFIIVHALYKATLFLVTGIIDHQTHTRDVTRLSGLNKIMLPVGIAGILAAISSAGIPPTIGFVGKELTYEATFHSETLMVFLIIGIVITKILLLYAGFVAGIKPFTGKLPEALEKTKKPGPILWIPPLLLAILGIVFGVAPFIIESSLVKPVVEAMGADASEIHLALWHGFNMVFILSLITIGVGTALYFIIKPSAKLEQGIARLDFIAPENILEKFNALFVGFSNFWTNFFQNGYLRNYISIIILFLVVLVGYIMIGNTSFAIDYNSLSKITVYEITTTLILIAGIFYTVFTDSRLAAVAAMGVVGLSICLIFVFYSAPDLAMTQFSIDTLTVILFVLVLYKLPKYLKLSDYKTRVRDGILSSIFGLIITTLALQVLAEPVSKEVGNYYAANSYLEAHGKNVVNVILVDFRGADTMIEISVLSIAAVGVFGLMKLRLKMKDRRRYADTSLNAENENKKK; from the coding sequence ATGCTTACCGCAATTCTTACAGGTTTTCTATTCTCCATTTTCCTCGTTTTTACGGGGAGATTTTTTAAAGGTAAGCTTTCAATTCTAGCGTCTTTAATACCACTGGGGTTATTTGTTTACTTTTTCAAGTATATCCCTGCGATTACTAATGGGGAAGTGATCATGAGGTCTTATGAGTGGATTCCTTCTTTTAATGTAAATCTTGGTTTTAAACTCGATGGGCTTTCCCTGCTATTTTCCTTAATGATCACGGGGATTGGTTTCCTTGTTTTTGCATATACGTCATCATACCTTAAGGGCCACGAGTATCTGGATAGGTTCTATGGTTATTTGGCATCTTTCATGGGTGCAATGCTTGGTCTGGTGCTTTCAGATAATATGATCACCTTATTCGTATTCTGGGAACTTACCAGTATAAGTTCTTTCTTCCTTATTGGATTTAATAATACGAATCCTGCATCAAGGAAATCAGCAATGACTGCTTTAGGAATCACCGGGATAGGTGGTTTGTTTTTGCTGGCCGGGGCACTGCTTTTGAATAATATGACCGGTACTTATAGCATTTCTGAAATGCTGACAATGAGTGAAGCGATAAGGTCAAACGAATTTTATTTCGTTGCCGTACTTTTCCTTTTTGGCGCAGCATTTACCAAATCGGCTCAGTTTCCATTCCATTTCTGGTTGCCAGGAGCAATGAAAGCTCCAACACCAGTGTCTACTTACCTGCATTCTGCAACTATGGTAAAGGCAGGAGTTTATTTGTTAATGCGATTTACTCCGGTATTAGGAGGGGAAAATATCTGGAATACCACCTTAGTAATCGTTGGAGGTATTACTATGCTATATTCTGCTGTACATACAATATTCAGGACAGATCTTAAAGGGATTCTAGCCTATTCCACGATCTCGGCTTTAGGGATACTGGTATTTTTAATTGGTCTGGGAACCCAGGAGGCCTTTCTTGCAGCGGCAGTATTTATTATTGTCCATGCCTTATATAAAGCAACTCTGTTCCTGGTTACAGGAATTATAGATCATCAAACTCATACAAGAGATGTAACCCGATTATCAGGGTTGAACAAAATTATGTTACCGGTAGGGATTGCTGGTATCTTAGCTGCAATTTCCAGTGCGGGTATTCCACCAACTATTGGGTTTGTTGGAAAGGAACTTACATATGAGGCTACATTTCATTCCGAAACACTGATGGTATTCCTAATTATAGGGATTGTGATCACTAAGATTTTGCTGCTGTATGCAGGATTTGTAGCGGGAATAAAGCCTTTTACCGGAAAATTGCCGGAAGCCCTTGAAAAAACGAAAAAACCGGGACCTATCCTTTGGATTCCTCCATTATTGCTGGCAATATTGGGAATTGTTTTTGGAGTAGCACCATTTATTATTGAGTCATCTTTAGTGAAACCTGTCGTGGAAGCTATGGGAGCAGATGCTTCGGAAATCCACCTTGCCCTGTGGCATGGATTTAATATGGTCTTCATCTTAAGTTTAATTACTATTGGTGTGGGAACTGCGCTCTATTTTATTATTAAACCTTCCGCAAAACTTGAACAGGGAATAGCGAGACTGGACTTTATTGCTCCCGAAAATATTTTAGAAAAATTCAATGCTCTGTTCGTTGGCTTTTCTAATTTCTGGACCAATTTCTTTCAGAATGGTTATTTAAGGAATTATATATCTATCATTATTCTATTTCTTGTTGTTTTAGTTGGATATATAATGATTGGAAATACCAGTTTTGCAATAGATTATAACTCATTGTCAAAAATTACGGTTTATGAGATCACCACTACGCTCATTTTAATTGCCGGAATATTTTATACGGTTTTCACAGATTCCAGACTTGCGGCAGTTGCAGCCATGGGCGTTGTAGGTCTTTCTATTTGTTTGATATTCGTTTTCTATAGCGCGCCAGATTTGGCCATGACCCAATTCTCTATAGATACCCTTACGGTGATACTTTTTGTACTGGTATTATATAAATTACCGAAGTATTTAAAACTTTCAGATTATAAGACCAGGGTAAGAGATGGGATTCTTTCTTCGATCTTTGGTTTGATTATTACTACTTTGGCTTTGCAGGTTTTGGCAGAACCGGTAAGTAAAGAGGTTGGGAACTATTATGCAGCTAATTCCTATCTGGAAGCTCACGGTAAGAACGTGGTTAATGTGATACTGGTCGACTTCAGGGGAGCTGATACCATGATAGAGATATCTGTGCTGTCTATAGCGGCAGTCGGAGTTTTCGGCTTAATGAAACTGAGGCTTAAAATGAAGGATAGAAGGCGCTATGCAGATACAAGCCTGAATGCCGAAAATGAGAATAAGAAAAAATAG
- a CDS encoding Na+/H+ antiporter subunit E — MKNKFLSNILLTFVWVALTGDFSFENYLFGFFLNFHILWLITIGRNRSKYFLIVPKVLLLLVFFLYELIKANIEVAYEVITPKLNMTPGIIMVPLDVKSDIGITVLANMISLTPGTLSLDVSNDKKVLFVHAMYIKDKEKFIRGIKDGFERRILEVLS, encoded by the coding sequence ATGAAGAATAAATTTCTGTCGAACATATTACTGACTTTTGTCTGGGTAGCCCTGACCGGAGATTTTTCATTTGAAAATTATCTTTTCGGATTCTTCCTGAATTTTCATATACTATGGTTGATCACTATTGGCCGTAACCGGAGCAAATATTTTCTTATAGTTCCCAAAGTGCTTTTGCTTCTCGTGTTCTTTCTTTATGAGCTAATAAAAGCGAATATTGAAGTAGCCTATGAGGTGATCACGCCAAAGCTTAATATGACTCCCGGGATCATCATGGTTCCTTTAGATGTGAAATCTGATATCGGGATCACGGTGCTGGCGAATATGATCTCACTTACACCTGGAACATTGAGCCTGGATGTGTCGAATGATAAAAAGGTGTTATTCGTACATGCTATGTATATTAAGGATAAAGAGAAGTTCATAAGAGGCATAAAGGATGGGTTTGAACGCAGAATTTTGGAGGTATTGTCATGA
- a CDS encoding pyridoxal phosphate-dependent aminotransferase family protein: MKKLPSKLEKRLQRRKEEDSFRILLSFPEGVDLFSNDYLGYSRSKEIAENTVRILKQYDITNGSTGSRLLSGNHPVFKEAENQLASFHNTQSALIFNSGYDANIGFFSAVPQKNDIILYDEYAHASIRDGLKMSLARNYKFQHNDLQDLEEKLKRFKADSSDSEIYIVTESVFSMDGDSPDLIQLLEIAEKYAALAVIDEAHATGVIGDHGKGMVQKLQLESKIFARIHTFGKAMGCHGAAILGSRNLKDYLINFSRSFIYTTALSPHSVATISSAYRFLEKDSAHLKKLKENIQFFKTEIQNNGLQDIFIESDSAIQACVISGNTKVKNAAAEIQKSGFNVKPILSPTVPSGSERLRFCIHTYNSSHEISQVLKVLGNFVANNI, translated from the coding sequence ATGAAAAAATTACCTTCTAAATTAGAGAAAAGGCTTCAGAGGAGAAAGGAAGAAGATTCTTTTAGGATTTTATTATCATTCCCGGAAGGTGTGGATCTTTTCTCTAATGATTATCTTGGTTACTCCAGATCTAAAGAGATTGCAGAGAATACGGTTAGAATTTTAAAGCAATATGATATTACCAATGGTTCGACCGGCTCAAGACTTCTCTCCGGAAATCATCCTGTTTTTAAGGAAGCTGAGAATCAACTTGCCAGTTTTCATAATACGCAGTCTGCCTTGATCTTCAATTCCGGCTACGATGCCAATATTGGGTTTTTTTCAGCAGTACCTCAAAAGAATGACATCATACTGTACGATGAATATGCTCATGCCTCCATCAGGGATGGTCTCAAAATGAGCCTGGCCCGCAATTACAAATTTCAGCATAATGACCTTCAGGATCTTGAGGAGAAATTGAAGCGTTTTAAAGCTGATTCTTCAGATTCTGAAATTTATATAGTGACCGAATCTGTCTTTTCCATGGATGGCGATTCACCAGACCTTATTCAGCTTTTGGAGATCGCTGAAAAATATGCTGCTCTTGCGGTAATAGACGAAGCTCATGCTACAGGGGTAATTGGTGATCATGGAAAAGGGATGGTTCAGAAATTGCAACTGGAATCAAAGATTTTTGCGCGAATCCATACTTTTGGAAAGGCAATGGGTTGCCACGGTGCGGCAATATTAGGAAGCCGTAATTTGAAAGATTATCTGATCAATTTCAGTCGTAGTTTTATTTATACTACGGCGCTTTCACCACATTCTGTTGCTACGATAAGTTCCGCTTACAGGTTTTTAGAAAAGGATAGTGCTCATTTAAAAAAATTGAAAGAGAATATTCAGTTTTTTAAAACTGAGATCCAAAATAATGGACTTCAGGATATTTTTATAGAAAGCGATTCTGCAATACAGGCCTGCGTTATTTCGGGGAATACTAAAGTTAAGAATGCAGCTGCAGAAATTCAGAAATCCGGGTTCAATGTAAAGCCGATTCTATCCCCAACGGTGCCTTCAGGAAGTGAACGTTTAAGATTTTGTATACATACTTATAATTCATCACATGAAATTTCGCAGGTCTTAAAAGTCTTGGGTAATTTTGTGGCAAATAATATATAA
- a CDS encoding Na+/H+ antiporter subunit B encodes MRTTIILKTASNYLLPVLLVFSIFILLRGHYLPGGGFVGGLIASIAFILHSFANGLNKTKELLIMHPGFLLPIGLAISFLSGLAPVIFYDLPFMTGLWSHDEIAILGSVGSALFFDIGVYLVVNGVTLTIIFTISESA; translated from the coding sequence ATGCGAACTACTATAATTTTAAAAACAGCTTCTAACTACCTTTTACCGGTATTGTTGGTGTTTTCTATTTTTATTTTGCTTCGCGGGCATTATCTGCCTGGAGGAGGTTTCGTTGGAGGTTTGATTGCTTCGATCGCATTCATTTTGCATTCCTTCGCCAACGGATTAAATAAAACTAAAGAGCTGTTGATCATGCATCCGGGATTTTTACTCCCAATAGGATTAGCGATATCATTTTTGAGTGGATTGGCACCGGTTATATTTTATGACCTGCCATTCATGACCGGTTTATGGTCACATGATGAAATTGCTATTTTGGGGAGTGTGGGATCAGCATTATTTTTTGATATAGGGGTTTATCTCGTGGTGAACGGTGTAACTCTAACCATAATATTTACAATTTCAGAATCGGCCTAA
- the bioA gene encoding adenosylmethionine--8-amino-7-oxononanoate transaminase has translation MRDLEVKTESLAERDQKHLWHPLTQHKTSPEMLPVTKAKGCILTDDQGKEYIDAISSWYTAVYGHCNKYITDKVAAQMQNLDQVVFSGFTHEPAIKLSEALVKILPEGQQKLFFNDNGSTATEIGIKMALQYHHNLGNDRKVMLAFEEGFHGDTFGAMSVSGLSVYNGAFEDHFIRVERIPVPTGKNNAEVIEQLRSILAENNIAGFIYEPLIQGAAAMKFHDAEGLNEVLKVCRENDVVLVADEVMTGFGKTGRYFASDYMDEKPDVVCMSKALTAGLLPMGLTSCSMKIYNAFYSDEIAKGLFHGHTYTANPLACAAALAAVELLVSEEMQENIQRISQANLDLVNKLSQHPKVKNARSKGVIMAFELDIQTDRYGSLRNRLFKFFMDRGVFLRPLGNTIYIVPPYVISENELKKVYGVIEDSLSEF, from the coding sequence ATGCGAGATCTAGAAGTGAAAACCGAAAGTTTAGCTGAAAGGGACCAGAAACATCTCTGGCACCCCCTTACCCAGCACAAGACCTCTCCAGAAATGTTGCCGGTAACCAAAGCCAAAGGCTGCATACTAACAGATGATCAGGGAAAGGAATACATAGATGCAATTTCTTCATGGTATACCGCCGTTTATGGTCATTGTAATAAATATATCACCGATAAGGTTGCTGCCCAGATGCAGAATCTGGATCAGGTAGTTTTTAGCGGATTCACTCATGAACCTGCGATAAAACTTTCTGAAGCCCTGGTAAAGATACTTCCTGAGGGACAGCAGAAATTATTTTTCAATGATAATGGTTCCACGGCAACAGAGATCGGGATTAAAATGGCGCTGCAGTATCACCATAACCTGGGTAATGATCGCAAGGTGATGCTTGCATTCGAGGAAGGTTTTCACGGGGATACCTTTGGAGCCATGTCGGTTTCAGGACTTTCGGTGTATAATGGCGCATTCGAAGATCATTTTATCAGGGTAGAGAGAATACCGGTGCCAACGGGTAAAAATAATGCGGAAGTCATAGAGCAGTTGAGATCTATTCTTGCTGAAAATAATATTGCCGGATTTATCTATGAGCCCTTAATTCAGGGAGCAGCAGCGATGAAATTTCATGATGCCGAAGGTCTGAATGAAGTACTGAAAGTTTGTCGGGAAAATGATGTGGTTCTTGTTGCCGATGAGGTAATGACCGGATTCGGGAAAACTGGTAGATACTTCGCTTCAGATTATATGGATGAAAAGCCAGATGTGGTTTGTATGTCGAAGGCGCTTACTGCCGGATTGCTGCCAATGGGGCTTACTTCCTGTTCCATGAAGATATACAACGCTTTTTATTCAGACGAAATCGCTAAAGGATTATTCCATGGGCATACATATACCGCAAATCCGCTGGCCTGTGCAGCCGCGCTTGCAGCTGTAGAATTGCTGGTTTCTGAAGAGATGCAGGAGAACATTCAGCGTATCTCCCAGGCGAATCTAGATTTGGTCAATAAATTGTCGCAACATCCAAAGGTCAAAAATGCCAGGTCTAAAGGCGTGATCATGGCTTTTGAGCTGGATATTCAAACCGATCGTTACGGAAGTCTCAGGAACAGGTTATTCAAATTCTTTATGGATAGAGGAGTTTTTCTTAGGCCGCTGGGCAATACCATTTATATAGTTCCGCCTTATGTGATCTCAGAAAATGAGTTGAAAAAGGTTTATGGGGTTATAGAAGATTCACTTTCAGAGTTTTAA
- a CDS encoding cation:proton antiporter — protein MTLFEYLHYIILPVLVVSAVLILWRFIKGPSIADKIVSLDLLITTGIGVIAVYSVIYNQSTLMDTALILALIAFLSTVALSYYLEKRKRK, from the coding sequence ATGACGTTATTTGAATATTTACATTATATAATTTTACCGGTGCTGGTAGTTTCAGCAGTACTTATCCTTTGGAGATTTATTAAAGGACCAAGTATCGCAGATAAGATTGTTTCTTTAGACCTCCTTATTACAACCGGGATTGGTGTGATTGCTGTTTATAGTGTAATTTATAACCAGTCAACCTTGATGGATACTGCCCTTATATTGGCGCTTATTGCATTTCTAAGTACTGTTGCTTTGTCTTATTATCTGGAAAAAAGGAAAAGAAAATGA
- a CDS encoding MgtC/SapB family protein yields the protein MDWTLFALRVSLATIAGLIIGLEREIQGKEAGLKTNALVSLGACIFILMSVEFQGEKYVDITRVLGQIVVGIGFIGAGTILEKGRKVKGLTTAATVWCSAATGCLAGFGMYTELGIVSAIILIINLVFGYIEHKMIKQKKKEERKSGFKNEDSD from the coding sequence ATGGACTGGACATTATTTGCACTAAGAGTAAGCCTAGCTACTATTGCCGGATTGATCATTGGACTTGAAAGAGAGATCCAGGGAAAAGAAGCAGGCTTAAAAACCAATGCCCTGGTATCTCTGGGTGCCTGCATCTTTATTTTAATGTCGGTGGAATTTCAAGGTGAAAAATATGTAGATATCACTCGTGTACTTGGACAGATCGTCGTGGGAATTGGATTCATTGGAGCCGGTACTATTTTAGAAAAAGGCCGAAAGGTCAAAGGTCTTACCACTGCCGCGACCGTATGGTGTAGTGCTGCTACCGGCTGCCTGGCTGGTTTTGGAATGTATACCGAATTAGGTATAGTAAGCGCAATAATTCTAATTATTAATCTCGTCTTTGGCTATATTGAACACAAAATGATCAAACAGAAGAAAAAGGAAGAAAGAAAAAGCGGATTTAAAAATGAGGATTCAGATTAG
- a CDS encoding helix-turn-helix transcriptional regulator, whose product MPIIINLDRILEEKGMKSNELADIIGITTANLSILKTGKAKAVRFSTLDAICNALNCQPGDILEYQP is encoded by the coding sequence ATGCCGATAATAATCAATCTCGACAGGATTCTAGAAGAAAAAGGCATGAAAAGCAATGAGCTTGCAGATATTATAGGCATCACTACGGCTAATCTCTCTATTTTAAAAACCGGAAAAGCAAAGGCTGTGCGTTTTTCTACCCTTGACGCTATTTGCAACGCGCTGAATTGTCAACCGGGAGATATCCTGGAATATCAACCTTAA
- the mnhG gene encoding monovalent cation/H(+) antiporter subunit G, translated as MIDIIIGALATFGALFVLFAAIGLVRMPDTYLRISVTTKAATLGVGLVLMSTTVYFSNADVTSQAFVIILFLLLTAPVSAHLIGRASYFIGVKLWDKSVMDELRGKYQKNTHILKSIVDDTPEDNVDHTKMDDK; from the coding sequence ATGATAGATATAATTATAGGAGCATTAGCGACATTTGGAGCACTTTTCGTGCTTTTTGCCGCCATTGGGCTCGTAAGAATGCCAGATACATATTTGAGAATTTCTGTAACCACAAAAGCGGCAACGCTGGGTGTAGGTCTTGTGCTCATGTCTACTACTGTTTATTTTAGCAATGCAGATGTCACTTCACAGGCATTTGTGATCATATTGTTCTTACTCCTAACTGCACCAGTTAGTGCTCATCTTATTGGGAGAGCTTCCTATTTTATTGGGGTTAAACTTTGGGATAAATCTGTAATGGACGAATTACGCGGTAAATATCAAAAGAATACGCATATCTTAAAAAGTATTGTAGACGATACACCTGAGGATAACGTAGATCATACTAAAATGGATGATAAATAG